A section of the Lepus europaeus isolate LE1 chromosome 10, mLepTim1.pri, whole genome shotgun sequence genome encodes:
- the LOC133768217 gene encoding basic proline-rich protein-like, which yields MRSSPRAGGEESRAGGAVPPGALREGLRRVREAGSGRRDGSQSGEGAGDGGSAGSGPALGTASGDLGEGEAAPRLASAGPRELQRPQSTAECAEPPGRVQSPWPRAEPSGHAQRPWPCAEPPGCVQSPWPREEPPGCVLRPTQSSCWRTAWGIQILPDGPGCTSRAEQLRPLPPEHSQVWAPTWLYPWRPTLTPISPRALPAAPPSRCLSLFVRCLPLCVLLQRPGLCSPLASVALCPGQVSPRSHPQRPAADCQLVPQDHPRPRHRQQGVLLGLAPAPSRESLPRSGPRVPTDSCRGLRRLLHFPKARGPHAGAHHGPDGLLASGHTRPGPVCTQQPSLPVAARVSPGKDRTSGPWTRPCLTLAFPRLPRGGLRPPSLPRGCPAPPSPGPDTGPGPPSSVCVGYQPPAAPGRARLTQTGTPSAPNK from the exons AGCGGAGAAGGAGCAGGGGACGGAGGCTCTGCAGGAAGTGGCCCGGCCCTGGGCACCGCTTCTGGGGATCTAGGCGAGGGTGAAGCGGCACCACGGCTGGCCTCAGCCGGGCCCCGGGAGCTGCAG CGTCCACAGTCAACGGCAGAATGTGCTGAGCCCCCTGGCCGCGTGCAGAGCCCCTGGCCGCGTGCAGAGCCCTCTGGCCATGCGCAGAGGCCCTGGCCGTGTGCCGAGCCCCCTGGCTGTGTGCAGAGCCCCTGGCCGCGTGAagagccccctggctgtgtcCTCAGGCCAACACAGTCGAGCTGCTGGAGAACAGCGTGGGGAATCCAG ATCCTCCCAGATGGTCCCGGGTGCACCAGCAGAGCTGAGCAGCTGAGGCCACTTCCGCCTGAGCACTCCCAGGTCTGGGCCCCCACCTGGCTTTATCCTTGGcgacccaccctcacccccatctCACCCCGGGCACTCCCAGCTGCCCCGCCCAGCCGCTGTCTGTCCCTGTTTGTCCGCTGTCTGCCCCTGTGCGTACTGCTTCAGCGGCCTGGGCTGTGTTCTCCCTTGGCGTCCGTGGCTCTGTGTCCTGGCCAGGTGTCTCCCAGGTCCCACCCTCAGAGACCCGCAGCAGACTGCCAGCTCGTGCCCCAGGACCACCCCAGACCACGTCACCGTCAACAGGGCGTCCTCCTCGGACTGGCCCCGGCTCCCTCCCGGGAGTCCCTGCCTCGCTCAGGGCCCCGAGTTCCAACAGACTCTTGCCGGGGGCTCCGGAGACTGCTGCACTTCCCCAAGGCTCGCGGCCCCCACGCCGGTGCCCACCACGGTCCTGACGGTCTGCTGGCCTCTGGCCACACTCGCCCAGGCCCAGTGTGCACACAGCAGCCAAGCCTGCCGGTGGCTGCCCGAGTGTCCCCGGGCAAGGACCGCACCTCAGGCCCGTGGACAAGGCCGTGCCTCACCCTGGCCTTCCCACGCCTGCCACGAGGCGGCCTccgcccaccctccctccctcgagGCTGTCCCgccccacccagcccaggccccgaCACGGGCCCAGGGCCGCCCTCGAGTGTTTGTGTAGGATATCAGCCCCCGGCGGCTCCTGGCCGTGCCCGGCTGACGCAGACTGGCACCCCTTCGGCACCTAATAAATAA